The sequence below is a genomic window from Cicer arietinum cultivar CDC Frontier isolate Library 1 chromosome 6, Cicar.CDCFrontier_v2.0, whole genome shotgun sequence.
CAAATACTACATTGAAGTAAAACTAAGAATATGAGACACACAAAGCAAAGTGAcacttaaaaacaactaaagaaggAAAAGAATTTAGAAGAGAGatggaaaaaatattgatgtataaatataccttgtgataacattgaaaaacactaattccTTGAATTTTTCATGTACCATTTTGCTATGGGTATCACGGGTAGCGAAATTTGTCGGCTGGTCCCATCCNNNNNNNNNNNNNNNNNNNNNNNNNNNNNNNNNNNNNNNNNNNNNNNNNNNNNNNNNNNNNNNNNNNNNNNNNNNNNNNNNNNNNNNNNNNNNNNNNNNNNNNNNNNNNNNNNNNNNNNNNNNNNNNNNNNNNNNNNNNNNNNNNNNNNNNNNNNNNNNNNNNNNNNNNNNNNNNNNNNNNNNNNNNNNNNNNNNNNNNNNNNNNNNNNNNNNNNNNNNNNNNNNNNNNNNNNNNNNNNNNNNNNNNNNNNNNNNNNNNNNNNNNNNNNNNNNNNNNNNNNNNNNNNNNNNNNNNNNNNNNNNNNNNNNNNNNNNNNNNNNNNNNNNNNNNNNNNNNNNNNNNNtttcagtgtatctttggagtagagtcggcaatttcgaagaagaagatgattttgcgaggatggcgaatgactgggaagtcattaaaaaaaattagggattcgaggaattaaaagaggaaaaaattatttagaaactaagtagaaaaaaatgaggtgaacatggcaccaaaattagaaatagacaaagagaagaatttttgttgttgcaacgaaccaacctatacctctttcagtgtatctttggactagagtcggcaatttcgaagaagaagatgattttgcgaggatggcgaatgactgggaagtcattaaaaaagttagggattagaggaattaaaagaggaaaaaattatttagaaactaagtagaaaaaaatgaggtgaacatggcaccaaaactagaaatagacaaagagaagaatttttgttgttgcaacgaaccaacctatacctctttcagtgtacctttggagtagagtcggcaatttcgaagaagaagatgattttgcgaggatggcAAATGAGTGGGACATACACAAGAGGGAAGAAGAAATTGTTggaggaagtcattaaaaaaattagggattagagggattaaaagaggaaaaaaaactatttagaaactaattagaaaaaatgaggcgaaacataaaaacacaagagAACTCTTTAAGGCGTACACATAAGCTTTTTTGTTGAGGTGGGATATGTTTGCACATGTGGAAGAAATACTATGAGGTGGCATGAGAGTTGACATGGGAGTCtgctttaaatatatataatagataatagataatagatataTACCTGATACCCCTTCAAAGCTAGATAGTCCACATGCAATATTTCCAACTCTAAAAATAGTTTCTTCAATTATCTATAGTATTAGagttcaaaacaacattttatattttgtaaaataaagaaatagtgGTTTACAATATAATCTATTCCAATATAGAACGAGAACTTTGAAGCTCCGTCTACAACATGTCTCAATCACATATTATCTATAGTAATAGAGTTCAAAGCAACAATTTATAGTTCCTAAAACAAAGGGAATAATGGTATACAACATAGTCTATTCCAAATTTCCAATATAGAACGGGATATTTGAAGCTCCATCTACAACATGTCTCAATCACATATTTTTATTGGTACAAGTTTTAATCATATgttctcttattttattttatttcattttagtggttttcaaattttattttatttggttttcTAATTTTAAGAGAGAATTGTGTCTTGATAATAGATCATGTAGCTCTTAACTCTTCTTCACcgttattttacaatattactTCAATGTTCTCTTTTTTATCATTTGTTTGCAACaatttatataaactattttggAACATCACAACTGATAAGTAAAACATTTTGTTGCCTATTTCAGATCACTATAACATCATGTGTTTCACTATGTATATATTAAATGGTTGAATATAACGcaaatcatttttataacaattttttttttaaaaggtgactaaaaatcaattctatgattaataatatcatttgtctcatatttattCATGACATAAATTTCTATGGTatcatacatatttatttcatttgtttAAGATCATTCAAATgcctttttttattataataataaaaagattcttaaaataatttttctctcaatttttagttacttttattgttgatgttaaaaatctatttcaaaaaaaaaaaaaaaaatatccatataaatttgatattcctttttttatgtcatttattcttgatataaatttttatatatgatataagattgaaagtaataattaatgtaGAAAGAGATAAGGCTATAAAAATTATGTCACgggtcatatatatatatagactaaattacatatgtggtcctttaacttaatttcaggtaacgttttagtcctttatcttttttttttcccgatttagttctttattcctaacaatatcaaataaagtatgaaaatatgagtttatttgaagatttgcattacgaatttgatgaaatttgtattatattgaagaatataattaattttatgagttttgattgaattttttttttaatttttgtataaaaaaggataacattgttgaaattttaaaacataaaatattaaattgtcacttaaaattaaaataaatgaccaagttgggaaaaaaaaagataaaggactaaaacgttacctgaaattaagttaaaggaccacatatgtaatttagcatatatatatatatatatattatagtcTTGATACATTACCTTTCTTTAGtagaaatttagaaaattatctatttataattaattaaaacagaGAAACAACAACGACGTAGATGAATGACACATACGCgttaaatttaaagtttaattcaaaaaagtaatctatttaattaattaatttcttccTCTGAAGATATCACAATTCACTAAGCTTGCAAAATGAAAACAATCAAAGCATAAcattctcatatatatatattagaataaataaataaattcagaGGGACCCCTAATCCACTCCGATATATAAATTCACCATTATATAGTATTCACTCCTTCATTTCTCACAATTACATAATAACAATTCATCACACTCTTGAATATTAATAGCATGTTACCTAATATATTAAAcgttaataaaattgaaatccTATAATAGTTTATGCAGACAATGAAGTTAAGAGAACAGCTCCAACAATAAGAGAAATCCACTTTCCACACACGTTCATTTTCACAGTACCAGACTTATCATTTGCAGGCTTATCTTGAGATGAATCTGAGGAATCAGGTGATAACGGTTTCTCCTTATCAGCTTTTGGAGTCAATGCTGAAGGTTCCGGCGCCAAAGACGGTCCCTTCGCCTTTGCTGGCGCCTTAGCAACGGCAAAGAAATCAACAGGAAGAAGCACTTTGGCAACTTTATAAATAGCAAGATGTTTATCAGTATATATAATGCCACTTATTGTTGTGTTGACTTCTCCTGTTGATATGTTGACATTTCCACCATAACTTATGACATTGAGTTCTACTTTTCCAGGTTTGGCTCCAGCGAGTGTTCTGACAGGGTTGGTTAGAGTATCAAAATTAGAGCTAGATACATACTCTGATATTACATGAAACTGTAATAGTTCCAATTTCTGTCCGTCTGATAGAGAGTTCAGATACCCTGCTTTTAGTTCTGAGAACGCGCTGTCATCTGGTGCAAGAATTGTTAACCCTCCTGATTTTGTTGTTAATAGTTGTGAATTCAGTTGGTTTATCAATTGCGTTGTTTTCATTAGACGAATGAATACGTTGAATGATTTTGCTTGTCTTAGTATTCCGACGATATCAACTGATGAAGTGTCAGGTGTCGAATCACTCGGTGATTGTGGTAACGATGGAACCAATGGTTTCGGGGATGCGGCTGGTGGAGCCGCACCCGGTAGTGTAGGTTGTATTGGAGCATTAGCAGGTGATAATTGAGATAAAGTTGTTGTTGTGGAATACAATAGAGAAAATAGTATTACTATTGGAAAAGATAAGATATGAGATTGCTTCTTCAACATCATTTTGGATTTGATGAATTAATGTTATAAGGCCTTTGGTGACTTTTGCAAATGAATGCAAATGGTAGAAATTGTAGTTGCAATGAGTACTTGGTGCATTGATGATATGTGGGACAAAGGTTTTTATAGAACAAGGAAGTAAGTATGGTAGAGAGAATATTTAGAGGTAGGTGaaatgttttgtttgaaaatatcaaattgtgatTTGTGAACTTAAAGTTGCTAGCTGGAAGGAAATTCAAGTGTAGCATCGACGAGTGTATACATGATTGAAGGCTACACCATTAATTCTTTCatcacaaatatttaattttagtgaATGTTGGTGTTCtttctcaaaataatatatttggtgTTTTTACTAGGCTAGTTGTTGCAATCTATAAAGAGAACTTTTAACAGTGCAAAAGGGTGTTGAGGGGAATGTATATAGTAGTACATCATTTGGGACAGCTATAGGCTCAAATTAATGGTCAATTGTCCGTTTAGCTAAAAGTGACATTTGTGTTGCTTTCAATGATCCTTCTCAATGTGGGTgggttttgtttatgttttaaaaataattatatctcATGTTGATATGTTTTTTCAGTGTTAGTGTTACCTCTCTTGTCCTatttataagagaaaaaataaaatagaaaaatatcaaaatcaatgtatttatttattgttttaattttggaTTAAAAACTGTACacaataaatacatattaataatacttaagaagaataacattttaaacaagggtATAcaagtaattttaataataattgtactttgaaagttttaacttttgttttacaaatagagtcaaaaaaattattcaaaaattattttataaataggaTTAGGCAGTAATTAATAGAGTAATACTAGAAAACATTACTTATCATACATTttctaacacaatctctttaATCGATTAAAATTTACATGAGTCTCTCTAACTTTATATGGAACTTAcataatttaatgaaatttatgtaaaagtgtattaaaaagTGGAAGTTGGAGAGTGTCTTGTTAACACTctaatataataacatataacaaatattgttatgtttttttcatTTAGATGAGGAGATGGTCTATCAATTCAAGATGGAGAAACTTTTAGAATCCATTAAGTACTTGTAAAAAATTTACAGTtgttttaatccaatgatattTAGCGTAACGCTTCGATTTTTTAACGGCTTAagtgtatttatattttttcaaaccaatttaaattcataaatcaataaaatacttttggataaaatattaaGTTGTAACGCAAACGACAAAAGTCATAAGTAATTATATCATAATTACCAACAacctaaaatagtttttgggaTTAAAATTCAAAGTAATTAAATAGAGAAATACAatggggctatgagacctatcaaacATAGCTCATATCCCTGGGATATTCTCGgtagacacctgtacaaaagtaCTGTCCCAAGAATTTTTATCTTCCCCCACagtcacataaaaaaaatggaacatggacctaccaaaacaaaagtcaaactgacaatataaGTTATAGGTATAGtcttcccaaaataaaataattacaatcgCAAAAGAAATACATCTAGTCCATATACAACCAAACTAATATGATCATACTACTAAAACTATAATAACCCGGTGATCTCCACGCAACACGCAAGTTCCTCCTGACACAGCATCGGT
It includes:
- the LOC101507529 gene encoding fasciclin-like arabinogalactan protein 11 — protein: MMLKKQSHILSFPIVILFSLLYSTTTTLSQLSPANAPIQPTLPGAAPPAASPKPLVPSLPQSPSDSTPDTSSVDIVGILRQAKSFNVFIRLMKTTQLINQLNSQLLTTKSGGLTILAPDDSAFSELKAGYLNSLSDGQKLELLQFHVISEYVSSSNFDTLTNPVRTLAGAKPGKVELNVISYGGNVNISTGEVNTTISGIIYTDKHLAIYKVAKVLLPVDFFAVAKAPAKAKGPSLAPEPSALTPKADKEKPLSPDSSDSSQDKPANDKSGTVKMNVCGKWISLIVGAVLLTSLSA